From Saccharibacillus brassicae:
CGAAGTCGAAGCGCAGCGCTGCCCCGGCTGAAGCACGTCCGGATTCATCGCCAGGCACATGCTGCAGCCCGCTTCGCGCCATTCGAAGCCCGCTTCGCGGAAAACGACGTCCAATCCTTCTTCTTCGGCCTGCAGCTTGACGCGGCCCGAACCCGGGACGACGATCGCCGTGACCTGGTCCGCGACTTTGTAGCCTTTGGCGATCTCGGCGGCGGCGCGCAGATCTTCGATACGGCCGTTCGTGCAGGAACCGATAAACACGTAGTCGATCGGAATATCGGACATGCGCGTACCCGGCACGAGGTCCATATATTCCAGCGCTTTTTCAGCGGCCCGGCGTTCGTTCTCCGTCGTAAAGTCGGCCGGATTCGGCACGACCGAATCGATGTCCGCGCCCATGCCCGGGCTTGTGCCCCAGGTCACCTGCGGAATGAGGGAATCGACGTCGAATTCGACGACGCGGTCATACTGCGCGCCTTCGTCCGTCACGAGCTGCTTCCAATCGGCGACCGCCGTCTCGAACGCTTCGCCCTGCGGCGCGTACTGGCGTCCGCGGATATGCTCAAACGTCGTCTCGTCCGGCGCGATCAGTCCCGCTCTCGCTCCGCCTTCGATCGACATGTTGCAGACCGTCATGCGCTCTTCCATCGTCAGGCTGCGGATCGACTCGCCCGTATATTCCAGCACGTAGCCCGTCGCGAAGTCCGTGCCGTACTTGGCGATAACGCCCAGAATCATGTCCTTGGCCGTGACGCCCGGCTTGCGGCTGCCGACGAAGCGTACTTCCATCGTCTTGGACTTGCCCTGCTGCAAACATTGGGTAGCGAGCACGTGCTCCACTTCGCTCGTGCCGATACCGAACGACAACGCGCCGAACGCGCCGTGCGTGGACGTGTGGCTGTCGCCGCAGACGATCGTTTTGCCCGGATGGGTCAGGCCCAGCTCCGGTCCCATGACGTGTACGACGCCCTGGTCGATCGTGTCGAGGTCGAACAGTTTGACGCCGAAGTCTTTGCAGTTTTGCGACAGTGTGTCAATCTGCTGCTTGGAGATCGGGTCTTTGATATTGAAACGGTCGGTCGTCGGCACGTTGTGGTCCATCGTCGCGAACGTGCGGTCCGGACGGCGGACTGGGCGGTTGCTCAGGCGCAAACCTTCGAACGCCTGCGGCGACGTGACTTCGTGGACCAAATGAAGATCGATATAGATGATGGCCGGCTTGCCTTCTTCTTGATGAATAACGTGATTGTCCCAAATCTTTTCGTACATCGTTTTTTTACTCATCTTCTTCACCCCGCTGCTGGATTCAAACCGGCCACTTTCGCGATTCCCGAGGCCAGGTTTTGTTAGTGGGTTAAATATAACATGGAGTTGTCTCATTGTTCCAAGATATAATAACTATAATACTGATAGGTTTTACCTATATACGCGGAAGAGAATCTCCCTGTAAAATAAAACGGAAGACTGTCCGCTTACGCGAATGGACGCGAACGTACACAATGAAGGAGACTTCCCCCACATGGAATTGAGACAGCTTCAATACGCGCTCATGATCGCCGCCGAGCGCAATTTTTCGCGGGCGGCCGAGAAGCTGCATATCGCCCAGCCTTCGCTCAGCCAGCAGCTCTCCAAACTGGAAAAGGAACTCGGCGTGCTGCTGTTCCAGCGCAACACGAGCACGGTCCAGCTAACGCACGCGGGACGCGAGTTCATGAAGCGCGCGCAGCGGATCGTCGACGAAATGGATCTGCTGCGGGTCGAGATGGAAGACATTTCGCAGCTGCGCAAAGGGCGGATCACCGTCGGCAGCATGCCGACGACCGGCTCCCACCTGCTTCCGCACGTGCTGCCGGCGTTTCGGGATGGCTACCCCGGTATCGACGTGACGCTGCTCGAAGACACGTCGCAAAATCTGGAACGGCTGACCGCGGGCGGCAAAACGGACATCAGTCTGCTGTCGCTGCCGCTTGGCGAACCGACGCTCGACTATGAATGGATTGCCGACGAACCGATCGACCTGGCCGTTCCTCCGAACCATCCGCTCGCGCTGCGCTCCGAAGCTTTTCCCGCCGCGGGCATTACGATGCGCGAGCTGGAGCACGAACCGTTTATCATTTTGAAGCAGGGGCAAGGGTTTCGCAAAATGGTGCTCGATCTGTGCCGCGAAGCCGGCTACGAGCCGCAGGTCGTGTTCGAGAGCAGCAATATGGAGACGCTGCAATCGCTCGTCGCCGCCGGCATGGGCGTCACGCTCGTGCCGCGGTTCGTCTCCCGGTCGAGGCGCAGCGAGCTGCTGCCGGTCTACGTCCCGCTCGCCGACCCGGTGCCTTACCGCACGCTCGTCATCGCTTACCGCAAAGGCCGTTCGCTGTCCAAAGCGGCCGAAGCGTTTATCGGCACGCTGCGCAGCACGATGCAGCGGCTCGAACGTTCCTGAACCGCCGCATGCGGAGCCGACGCTGCGCTCGGCGCAAATTCCGCCTTTTACAAACCGGGTTCTGCGTGCTATTCTAGGAAAAACCAAATGTCATGCCGCAATGACGGGGCCAGTACGAGAAGATCCGCCTTTCAGAGAGTGAATTCCACAGGTACGGCTTGGGCGCGAGAGTGTCCGAAGGCCGCGCCTCGGCTGCGAGAATTCACGGTCGGACTTTTCCGAATCCTACCTCCGAGCGATCCGGGCTCCAATCCCGGACGGTTCCCTTTCCGTTATCGGGGGTCGAGCGGGACGGCTTAGGCCGTCAATCAAGGTGGTACCGCGGAAGCACAGATCGGGCTTTCGTCCTTCGCGCAGCATAAGCTGCGCCTGGACGGAAGCTTTTTTGGTACGCTGCCCGCAGAAAGAAGGAGATATTCATGCAAAAACGGATCGTAGTCAAAATAGGCAGCAGTTCGCTGACGGGAAGCCGGGGCGGATTGAACCGCGAAGCGATTGCGTACTTCGCCGGCGAACTGGCGGAACTGTACCGGCGCGGCGTTCAGCCGCTGCTCGTTACGTCCGGAGCGGTCGCGGCCGGCTTCCGGGCGATCGGCTATCCCGAGCGGCCCAGGAAGCTGCACGAAAAGCAGGCTTCGGCCGCCGTCGGGCAGGCGCTGCTCATGCGCGCTTACCAGGAAGCGCTGGCCGGGCACGGCCACGTGGCGGCCCAAATCCTGCTGACGCGCACCGATTTTCACAGCCGCAAACGGATCGGCAGCGCGGTCATGACGATCGAGGAACTGCTGGAACGTGGCATTCTGCCGATCTTCAACGAAAACGACACGGTCTCGGTCGACGAACTGAAATTCGGCGACAACGATACGCTGTCCGCGCTCGTCGCCAATCTGGTCAAAGCGGAGCGGCTCGTGATCCTGACCGATACGGACGGTTTGTACAGCGCCGATCCGCGGCAGGACCCGAACGCGATCAAATACGAGGCGATCGGCGAAATCAGCGACGATATTTACCGCATGGCCGGAGGCAGCGGAAGCAGCGTCGGCACCGGCGGCATGCGGTCCAAGCTCGACGCGGCGCGGATCGCCACGCGCGGAGGCGTGCCGGTATTCGTCGGCCGCGCCACCGAAACCGGCGATCTGGCGGACGCGGCGGAAGGCCGCGGCCGCGGCACGCATTTCACGACGACGCTCTCTTCCATGTCCGTCAAAAAGCAGTGGCTCGGGTATTTGTCCCGGCCGCTCGGCGCGCTGATCGTCGACGCCGGCGCCAAGCGCGCGCTCGCCGAAGAAGGCCGCAGCCTGCTGCCGGTCGGCATCACCGCTGTCGAAGGGCAGTTCCACGCGGGCGACGTCGTCGAAGTGCGCGGCCCAGGCGGCGACGTCGTCGGACGCGGCGTCGTCAACTACGATATGGAAGACCTGCAGCGCGTCTGCGGGTGGCCGGGACCGCGGGTGCTGGAGACGCTGAACGGCCTGCACCGGCTCGAAGCGATCCATCGCGACGAATGGATCTCGCTCGGCTGAGCCGGGACCGAATAACGCACAGCCATACGCATACCCATACACACACCAATAACGCATACCAGTAACAGGGAGGATTGCCATATGAATCAATCACCGATCGAACAAAACGGACAAACGGCCAATTCCACGGCCGCAGGCGGCGCGGTGCAGAGCGAAGTGCGCGCCAAAGCGATCCTGGCCGGCTCCGCCGCGCGCCGGATGGCTTCGCTGTCCACCGACGAGAAAAACGCGGCCCTGCTCGCGATGGCCGACGCATTGAACGCGGAAGCGGCTTCGCTGATCGAAGCGAACCGCGAAGACCTGGAGCGCGGACGCGCAAACGGCACGAGCGAATCGCTGCTCGACCGGCTCATGCTGAGCGAAGCGCGGATCGCGTCGATCGCCGACGCGCTCAAGCTCGTCGCGGATCTGCCGGACCCGACAGGCAAAGTGCTGGAGACGATCGAGCGCCCGAACGGGCTGCGGATCGAGAAAGTCAGCGTGCCGCTCGGCGTTATCGGCATTGTGTACGAAGCGCGCCCGAACGTCACGGTCGATGCGGCGGCGCTCTGCCTGAAGACCGGCAACGCGGTCGTGCTGCGCGGCGGTTCGGCCGCCTTGTCCACCAACCGGCGTATTGCCGAAGTGCTGCGCGCGGCACTGGCCGGCACGGCGCTGCCGCCCGAAGCGCTTCAGGTGATCGAAGACGCGTCGCGTTCTTCGGTCGACGAGATGCTGAAGCTGAACGGGCTGCTCGACGTCATCATCCCGCGCGGAGGCCGTTCCCTGATCGACAACGTCGTGCGCAATGCGACGGTGCCGGTCATCGAGACGGGCGCCGGCGTCTGCCATACGTATCTCGACGCTTCGGCGAACGCCGAAATGGCCGCCGAGATCGCGATCAATGCCAAAGTGCAGCGCCCTTCGGTCTGCAATTCGATGGAGACGCTGATCGTCCATGCGGACTTCGCGCAGCGCGGACTGCGCGCGCTTGCGGACGAGCTGCTGCGGCTCAAGGTCGAACTGCGCGGCGACGAGCGGACCCGCGCCCTGCTGCCGGAAGCGAAGCCCGCTTCCGACGAAGAATACGGTACGGAATATAACGACTATATTCTGAATATCAAAATCGTGGACGGCCTGGACGAAGCGGTCGCCCATATCTCCCGCTTCGGCACGAAGCACTCCGAGTGCATCGTGACGGAAGACGAAGTCAACGCCGTCCGCTTCCTGAACGAAGTGGACGCGGCTGCCGTGTACCACAATGCGTCCACCCGGTTCACCGACGGCTTCGAATTCGGCTTCGGCGCCGAGATCGGGATCAGCACGCAAAAGCTGCACGCCCGCGGACCGATGGGACTCCCGGCGCTGACTTCGTCCAAATACCGGATCTACGGCACCGGTCAGATTCGCCCGTAAGCCGCCGCGACTCTGCGGCCGCGTTGATCGCGAGCATACGCTCCACCCCATTTTCCCAGAAGCGAAAGGATGAATCTCCCATGACCCAGACCCGCATGCTGATCGAAGACCGCGTTTGCTTTTTCGGGGCCGGTTCGATGGCGGAAGCCGTCGCCCGGGGGCTGATCGCCCGCGCGGTAATCGCGCCCGAACAGATCACGTTCCTGAACCGGAGCGACCAATCGAAGCTGGACCGGCTTCGCCAGCGCTACGGCACGAACGGCACGCAGGACCCGGCCGAGAAAGAGCAGGTGCTGCGCACCTTCCCGGTCGTGATCCTCGCGATGAAGCCCAAAGACGCCGCCGAAGCGCTGCGGCAGCTCGGGACGCTGGTCGGCCCGCGTACGCTGATCGTGTCCATGATCGCCGGCTTGTCGATCGACACGCTGCGCCGCCTGCTGAACCGCCCGGAGCAGCCCGTCGTCCGCACGATGCCCAATACGTCGAGTTCGATCGGCCTGGGCGTGACGGGCGTCAGCTTCTCGGACGGATTGTCCGAAGCGCAGCGCCGCACCGCCCGCCTGCTGTTCGAAGCGGTCGGCGTCGTCGTCGAGACCGAAGAAGACAAGATCGACGCCCTGACCGGCATCTCCGGCAGCGGTCCGGCCTACGTCTACTACCTGATGGAGGCGCTGATCGAAGCGGCCGAGCTCGGCGGGCTCACGCCCGAACAAGCGCGCGAGATGACGGTCCAGACCGTGCTCGGCGCCGCCCAAATGGTACGCCAGACCGGCGAAGAACCGGCCGAACTGCGCCGCAAGGTCACTTCGCCGAACGGCGCGACCCAGGCGGCGATCGCCAAGCTTGACGAAAGCGATTTTCACGGCGCCCTGATCCGGGCCGCTCAGCGCTGCTCGGAGCGCTCGGCCGAAATGGGCCGGGAGCTGGAGAGCCAACTGCCGAACGCGGAGTCGAACTGAAGCCTCCGGCGCCGGAACCGTTCCCTGACACGACATGAACCATATGAACGACATGAACCACATGAACGCAAAAGCCCGTCCGTTTCCGGAGCGTACTCCGAAAACGGACGGGCTTTTAACGTTATAGGC
This genomic window contains:
- the leuC gene encoding 3-isopropylmalate dehydratase large subunit, which codes for MSKKTMYEKIWDNHVIHQEEGKPAIIYIDLHLVHEVTSPQAFEGLRLSNRPVRRPDRTFATMDHNVPTTDRFNIKDPISKQQIDTLSQNCKDFGVKLFDLDTIDQGVVHVMGPELGLTHPGKTIVCGDSHTSTHGAFGALSFGIGTSEVEHVLATQCLQQGKSKTMEVRFVGSRKPGVTAKDMILGVIAKYGTDFATGYVLEYTGESIRSLTMEERMTVCNMSIEGGARAGLIAPDETTFEHIRGRQYAPQGEAFETAVADWKQLVTDEGAQYDRVVEFDVDSLIPQVTWGTSPGMGADIDSVVPNPADFTTENERRAAEKALEYMDLVPGTRMSDIPIDYVFIGSCTNGRIEDLRAAAEIAKGYKVADQVTAIVVPGSGRVKLQAEEEGLDVVFREAGFEWREAGCSMCLAMNPDVLQPGQRCASTSNRNFEGRQGRGGRTHLVSPAMAAAAAIEGHFTDVRDWTFKTEVVS
- the proB gene encoding glutamate 5-kinase gives rise to the protein MQKRIVVKIGSSSLTGSRGGLNREAIAYFAGELAELYRRGVQPLLVTSGAVAAGFRAIGYPERPRKLHEKQASAAVGQALLMRAYQEALAGHGHVAAQILLTRTDFHSRKRIGSAVMTIEELLERGILPIFNENDTVSVDELKFGDNDTLSALVANLVKAERLVILTDTDGLYSADPRQDPNAIKYEAIGEISDDIYRMAGGSGSSVGTGGMRSKLDAARIATRGGVPVFVGRATETGDLADAAEGRGRGTHFTTTLSSMSVKKQWLGYLSRPLGALIVDAGAKRALAEEGRSLLPVGITAVEGQFHAGDVVEVRGPGGDVVGRGVVNYDMEDLQRVCGWPGPRVLETLNGLHRLEAIHRDEWISLG
- the proC gene encoding pyrroline-5-carboxylate reductase, whose translation is MTQTRMLIEDRVCFFGAGSMAEAVARGLIARAVIAPEQITFLNRSDQSKLDRLRQRYGTNGTQDPAEKEQVLRTFPVVILAMKPKDAAEALRQLGTLVGPRTLIVSMIAGLSIDTLRRLLNRPEQPVVRTMPNTSSSIGLGVTGVSFSDGLSEAQRRTARLLFEAVGVVVETEEDKIDALTGISGSGPAYVYYLMEALIEAAELGGLTPEQAREMTVQTVLGAAQMVRQTGEEPAELRRKVTSPNGATQAAIAKLDESDFHGALIRAAQRCSERSAEMGRELESQLPNAESN
- a CDS encoding glutamate-5-semialdehyde dehydrogenase; its protein translation is MNQSPIEQNGQTANSTAAGGAVQSEVRAKAILAGSAARRMASLSTDEKNAALLAMADALNAEAASLIEANREDLERGRANGTSESLLDRLMLSEARIASIADALKLVADLPDPTGKVLETIERPNGLRIEKVSVPLGVIGIVYEARPNVTVDAAALCLKTGNAVVLRGGSAALSTNRRIAEVLRAALAGTALPPEALQVIEDASRSSVDEMLKLNGLLDVIIPRGGRSLIDNVVRNATVPVIETGAGVCHTYLDASANAEMAAEIAINAKVQRPSVCNSMETLIVHADFAQRGLRALADELLRLKVELRGDERTRALLPEAKPASDEEYGTEYNDYILNIKIVDGLDEAVAHISRFGTKHSECIVTEDEVNAVRFLNEVDAAAVYHNASTRFTDGFEFGFGAEIGISTQKLHARGPMGLPALTSSKYRIYGTGQIRP
- a CDS encoding LysR family transcriptional regulator is translated as MELRQLQYALMIAAERNFSRAAEKLHIAQPSLSQQLSKLEKELGVLLFQRNTSTVQLTHAGREFMKRAQRIVDEMDLLRVEMEDISQLRKGRITVGSMPTTGSHLLPHVLPAFRDGYPGIDVTLLEDTSQNLERLTAGGKTDISLLSLPLGEPTLDYEWIADEPIDLAVPPNHPLALRSEAFPAAGITMRELEHEPFIILKQGQGFRKMVLDLCREAGYEPQVVFESSNMETLQSLVAAGMGVTLVPRFVSRSRRSELLPVYVPLADPVPYRTLVIAYRKGRSLSKAAEAFIGTLRSTMQRLERS